In the genome of Mesorhizobium sp. NBSH29, the window GGAGTTCCTCATAAGCCTTGCGGTAGATTGCGGCGCGCGCCGTGTCGTCCACCGTGGCACGCCCTTCATCGAGCAATTGTTCGACTGCTGCATTGTGATAGCCTTGCCACCACGAACCTTGCACGCGTGCATCAATCTTTTCGTAAAGGACGCGGAAGGTTGAGAGCGGGCTTGAATCGAAAATGCACAGATCTCGGATTTCCTTGCGGCGGATCATATGTGCATAGGCCTCGCGGTCCTGATGCAGATGCACGTTGAACCGAACGCCAATGTTTTCCAGTTGGCGCGCAACAGCCTGTGTCAGGCGTTCAGCTTCATCGGGCAGGCGTGTGGGGCAATCAACCTCAAGCGTCAGTCCATTTCCATGGCCCGCATCTGCCAGAAGGCGTTTGGCCTCAGCTAAATCTTGTGTGATTTCATCGCCAGCAACCACGCCGAAATGGCGGGGACTGACAAACCCGGCAAGCGGGACAGCTGCACCGTCGACCACGCCGTCGATCAGCTCGGTCCGGTTGATGGCAAGGTTGAGCGCACGCCGCACGCGGGGGTCACGCAACGGACCGCCCTTGCTGTTGAAGAGATAGATGATCGCAACAGGAACCAGCGAGATCTCGCGCTGGAAACCATCAGCGGAAATCGAACCGGATCGCGTGAAATCGAGCGTATTGGCAATGCCGGCCTTGCCTGAAACGAGCATGTCTTGCCGGATGGATGCATCGGTTTCGAGCACCCAGCGGATCGCACCATTTCTCGGCGCCGCGCCAAACCATTTATCATTGCGCGTGGCACGCATTTCCTTGCCATCGAAGCTTTCGAACCGATAGGGACCGGTACCGACCGGCTGGCTGACATCTCCCGCTTCCATGCGCGCAAGGCAGGCCGGCGAGGCAATGTAGCCATACACAAGAACATCCAGAAGATCGGCAACGGGACGTGAAAGAGCAATCCGCACAGTGGAGCTTGTCAGGGCCTCTATCCTCGCATCGCCGAGATATTGGTGCCATACACCCGGTGCGCCCAGTGTGTAGCCCTTGTCGGCACGCGCCATGCGCTGCAATGACTGGCAAACGGCCTGTGCGTCGCATACCGCACCATCATGGAAAGTCAGGCCTTCGCGGAGGGTAAAGTTCCACTCCAGCGCATCCGGCGAAGTGGTCCAACTGGCAGCCAGCGCCGGTTCAAACCCGGTCTTTGCGCCATAATGCACAAGGCCATCGAAAAATGCATCGAAGATGGTCAAAACGTCATTGGCGTCGGTAGAATCATGAGGGTCTTCAAGCCGAAGACGTGCCTGCGCGATTGTTACAGAATTGGTCACAGGCGTGTCTCCCCCAAAGCTTCTTCAGAAGGTGAAAGGGGCGCAACCAGCGGCGCTCCATCATACAAATGGCAGGCGACTGTGTGGCCCGTTGCAATTGACCGCAGCGCTGGGCGCTCAACTGCGCATCGGTCAAACGCCTTGGGACAGCGCGTGCGGAAGGGACAGCCAGCAGGAATGCGCAGTGCGCTCGGCACTTCACCGGTGATCTCTATTTCAGTCTGCCGGTTCGCACTATCAATCGAGGGTGCTGCAGAAAGCAGAGCCTGCGTATAGGGGTGCGCGGGACGCTGATAGAGACCCTCACGCGGCGCATTCTCTACCATGAAGCCAAGATACATGACCCCGATACGGTCAGCGATGTGGTGAACCACCGAAAGGTCGTGCGAAACGAAAAGATAGGCCAGCCCGAACTCATCGCGCAGATCCATCATAAGATTCAATATTTGCGCCTGGATCGACACGTCGAGAGCCGACACAGGCTCGTCTGCAACAATGAGGCGTGGTTGAACCGACAGCGCACGTGCAATGCCAATCCGCTGCCGCTGGCCGCCCGAAAACTGATGTGGATAGCGCCCCGCATGTTCGGCGTTGAGACCAACCTTGGCCAGCAGCGCGATCATCTTTTCTTCGACCTGCTTGCGTGTTTCACGCTTTTCAGCCTGCTCAAGCATCGGCTCCATGACGATGTCGCGGACTTTTTGGCGGGGATTGAGCGATGCGTAGGGATCTTGGAAAATCATCTGGATCTTGCGACGAATAGGGCGCATCTCCTTGAAGCTGAGCCCGGCAATGTCTTGCCCATCTATGCGCACATCGCCGCCATCAGGATTGTAGATACGCGCGATGGTCTTTGCGACGGTGGACTTGCCGCAGCCCGATTCACCTACCAATGCAAACACTTCACCGGGATTGATGGAGAAGGTGACACCATTGACCGCGCTGACAAACAAATGTTCCGCGCTGAATTTCCCGTTCGAGAATTTCAGGCGATCGAAGAACCCGCCACTTGCCCGGAAAATCTTGGTGAGATTGCGGACCTCAAGAAGCGGGCTCATGACAACGGTCCTTCAAGTGGAAAGTGACAGGCTGCCTCAAGCGATTGGCGCACGGGCGCGAGCGCTGGCACGACTTCGGCACAAAGCGGTTGCGCCCGCGGACAGCGCTCACGGAAATTGCAGCCGCTTGGCAGGTTGCGAATATCCGGGACCATTCCGGGTATCTGGTTCAGCCGTTCCTGACGGTTGGAAATATGTGGGATCGAGTCCAGAAGGCCGCGCGTGTAAGGATGGGCCGGACGGTTGACGACATCCTCGGTCAGGCCCTTCTCGACCACCTTGCCGCAATAAAGAACGACGATACTGTCAGCCATTTCAGAGACGACAGCCAGATCATGTGTGACCAGAATCATGGATGCCTGTCGCTCGCGCACCTGCCGGCGCATGAGCTTGAGGATCTGCGATTGCACAGTGACATCAAGCGCCGTCGTCGGCTCATCGGCGATGATAAGGCGGGAACCCGCAAGCAGCGCAATGGCAATAACCACGCGCTGCCGCATGCCACCTGAGAACTGGTGCGGATAAGCATTGAGCCGGGATGCTGCCTGAGAAATGCCGACATCTTCCAGCATTTCAATACAGGCCTTGCGGCGCGCACTTGCATCGAGATCAGTATGCAAGCGCAGCATTTCATCCATCTGACGGCCAACAGTGTAGACCGGATTGAGCGACGTCATGGGGTCCTGAAACACCATGGCGATACGGCCGCCGCGCACCTCACGCATTTCCGTCTCAGTCTTGTTGAGCAGGTTTTCACCCTCAAACAGAACCTCGCCACCCTCTATCTGTCCGGGTGGATCAATCAGTCTCAATATTGAAAATCCGATCACCGACTTGCCGCCGCCGGACTCGCCCACAAGGCCGACAACCTCACCCTTGGCAACGTCGAAGCTGACGCCATCAACCGCTTTGACCAGGCCGCCAAACGTATGGAAATGTGTCTTCAGATCACGGATCTGGAGTAGTTTTTCAGATCTATCCATTATCATGATCCTACTTCAGACGAGGATTGAGTTCGTCGCGCAGGAAATCTCCGAAGAGATTAATGCCGAACACGAGCAACATGATGAACAGTCCCGGAAACACCGAGGTCCACCACAGCCCAGAAAACAGAACGTCAAACCCGTTCTTCACCAGCAGGCCAAGCGAAGGTTGGGTAATCGGCACGCCGACGCCCAGAAAGCTCAATGATGCCTCAATCAGAATGAAGGTTCCGACCTGAATGGTGGACACCACGATAAGCGGCGTCAGGACGTTTGGCAGTATATGACGCATGATGATCTTGCGATCATTCAACCCTGCCACACGAGCCGCCTGCACATATTCTTTCTGAATTTCGCCGAGCGTTGAACCGCGCACCGTGCGCGCATAGACCACCCAGCCCACAGCCGTGAGCGCAATCAGCACCATGTCGATGCCCGTTCCAAAGGCCGACATCATGAACAGTGCAATCAGCATCGACGGGAAGGAAAGCTGGATATCGGCGATGCGCATGATGATGCTATCAAGCGTGCCACCGTAAAACCCCGCCAACAGGCCCAGAACCGTGCCGAGCAGGCACGACAGCAACATTGCGGTCACGCCTATAAAGGCCGAGATGCGTGCGCCATAGACGATGGAGGCAAGAACATCGCGGCCCTGTCCATCGGTGCCGATGAGATAGCGCCAGTCGCCGCCCTCGATCCAGACGGGTGGCTTGAACGAATCCATCAATTCCAGCTGGGCAACATCATAGGGATCCTGCGCGACGAGGAGTGGGCCGAAAATGACCATGATCGCGAAGGCGCCAAGCAGCAGACTGCCGGTAATCGCAGACGTGTTGTGACGATAATTGTGGAAGAACTCCGAGGAGAGCCAATTTTTCATGTCGCTACCTCACGGTGATGCGTGGGTCGATCAGCGTGTAAACGATGTCGACAAGGAAATTGATCACGACGAAAATGAAGGCGGTCAGCATGAGATAGACCACGATCACCGGGCGATCGCCGCGATAGATGGAGTCAATCAGAAGCTTGCCAGTCCCCGGCCATGCGAAAATTGTCTCGGTGATGGTCGCAAAGGCGATGAGGTCACCCAGTTGCAGGCCAAATATCGTGACAACAGGAATGAGCGCGTTCTTCAGCCCGTGTGCGAACAGAATGTGCCGGCGCGATGCGCCCTTGGCACGGGCGAATTTCATATAGTCTTGCCGGGTCACCTCCATCATACCGGCCCGCGTGATGCGCAAGATGATGGCCAAAGTGGCAAGGGCAAGGGTGATGGAAGGCAGTAGAATATGCGCCCAGCCATCTGCCGTGAGAATGGAAAGCCGCACGCCCAGCACTTCGATTGTATCACCCCGTCCAGACGAAGGCAGAAGCTGGTAGCGAACAGAAAAGATGAAAATGAGCATCATGCCGACCCAGAAGCCCGGCAGTGAAATACCAATGAGCGACCCGGCCATGATGGAGCGTGAAGACGCGCGATTGGGATTGGCACCGGCATAGACACCGAGCGGTATCGCAATCACGGTAGCCATTGTTATCGCCACTAGAACCATTTCCATGGTCGCTGGAAGGCGTTCCAAGATGAGGTCGAGGGCGGGTTGGCGGAACACATAGGAACGCCCGAAATCACCCTGCAGAAGATTGCCTATAAAGTACCAATACTGATTGAAGATTGACTGATCGAGCCCAAGCAGGCGGCGCGCCTGTTCGATTTCAGCTGCTGTGGAATCGATGGGGATGACCATAAAGACCGGGTCACCGGTGAAGCTCATCATCAAGAACACGATGACCGACACTGCCCAGAGAACCAAGACCATCTGGAGCAGGCGCTTTAGCGTATATCCAAGCACGGCAACGTCCTATGTATGCAGCAAAAAAAACGGATGCCCGGCAAACGCCGGGCATCCTTTGTCAGAGCTTACTCTGCAACGTCGATTTCATAGGCCCAGAGGAACTTGTCAGCGCGCGGTGTGAGTTTCACCGATTTTTTTGCTGCATAGAGATCCTGTTCGTAATGGACTGGAATCATCGGGATGTCCTTCATCAGGATCTTGGTTACATCCTGCAGATAGCCATCACGTTCATCGAGCTTGGAGGTCGCATCTGCCTTGTCGATCAACGCATCCACTTCCGGATTGGAATAGCTGCCGCGATTGACCTGGCCGTAGCCTTCCTTCTTGCCGCGTGAATAGAACATCACGCTATACATCGAGCCCGCATCGCCGGATGGAACGTCCCAGCCGCTCATGATCATGCTCGACTTGTCCGAAGGAACGCGGATATAGCCGAAGAAGTTCGATTTAGGCATCAGATTGAGCTTCAGGTCGATCTTGACCTTGGCGAACATGCTGGCCAAGGCCTGGGCGATCTGAGCATCATTGACATAGCGGTTATTGGTGGTGTCGAGCGTGAGCGTGAAGCCGTCCTTGTAGCCGGCTGCTTCCATCAGCTCTGCTGCCTTCTTCACATCATAGGGGTACAGGTCGCGGAAACTCATTCCTTCGACATAACCCGTGTGGGAAGACGGAACATACTGCTCGGACGGTGTGGAAAGGCCGTTCATGATAACGGTCTTGATCGCGTTGATGTCAATGGCGCGAACCATTGCTTCACGTACGCGCTGGTCTGTCAGCGGGTTCTTGTCGAGCGCGATGGTCGGGCTCTTTTCACGCATGTCGAGTGACAGGACAATGTTCAGCAGGCTTGGCTGACTAAGCACATTATAGCGGTCATCGGCCTTCACCCGGTCCACGTCGCGCACGTTGAGATCCTGGATCACATCGACTTCGCCGGTGAGAAGGGCAGCCGTGCGTGTCGCACCATTGGTGATCGGGCGGAAGGTCACGTCATCAATGACCGGTGCGCCGGCAAAGTAGTCCGCATTCGCGGTCAGCTTCAAATGATCTTCCTTCACCCATTCGGTCAGCTTGTAAGGGCCGGTGCCGATTGGCTTCAGGTCAAGCTGCTCGTCGCCTACTTCCTTGGCGTATTTCTCGCTCAGGATAAGCACCGCCGCCAGATCGTTCGGCAGAACTGCATAGGGGCGAGGTGTCTTGATCTCGACGGTATAGTCGTCCACCGCCCGGAATTCCGAGATGTTGGCACCAAGATTGGCCATCAGGGATTTCTTCAAACGGTCAAGCGTGAAGACCACGTCAGACGCTTTGAACTCTTCGCCATTGTGGAATTTCACGCCCTGGCGGAGTTTGAAAACCCAAGTCGTATCATCAGTCAATTCCCAGCTCTCAGCCAGGCCCGGGCCAAATGAAAGGTCGGCATTGCGCCGCACGAGCGGATCGTAGATGTGATAGAACAGAATGTTGCTGGACAGTTCCTCACCCGCCTGCGGGTCAAGATTGACCGCATCGGAAGTGAGGCCGATGGTAAGGGATTTGGCGTCGGCACTGGTTTCCCAGCCGGCCGAAACCAGCATCAACGCAGCTGCGAAAAGGGCTGCGCGCCCTGACTTCTTACGTAAATTCAGCATGTTAGTTCCCCTTTATTGGTTATATTGCTGAGACTAGGCGTTAGCGTAGAACTGATTGAACCTCGATCTGATAGCCCTCCGGATCGTTGCAAACGAAAGCGCGAATGCCGAGCGCCGTGCTCGCTTTGGCCGGCGTGATGCCATCGACATTCGCGGATGAAAGATAAGCGTGCCAGGCATCCACATCCGGCACGCGGATGCAAAGCTGAACCGGCTTGACGGGTGCTGCGCGGTGCATGCCGCGGCTTTCGTCAACCAGCCCCACATAGGCGTGGTCGGCAATCCGCAGGATCTTCGCCCATCCCTGGTCGATCTCAAGCGTGAAGCCCATCACCTCGGTGTAAAAGGTCAGCGCGCGCTGAAGATCCACATAGTAAAAGAAGGTGATAGCCTTCTCGACGCCCCCTTCAGGGAGTTGCAGCTTCTGGGTCAAATGCTTTCCTCCTCTTCGAACCAGCGCGAATTGCCGCGTGGAACGAACTGTCCATCGCCGGGCTGGTTGATAACGGCCACGCCATCCCAGGCGAGTTTGCCGCCGACATAGGTCCGCCGGACCTGACCAGCGAATGTGCGGCCCTGATATGGGCTCCAGCAAAGTTCATCCTCTGCTGTTGCGGCATCCCAAGAGGCTGGAATCGCTTCAAAAATGGCAATGTCTGCATCGGCACCGGGCATCAGTCCGCCCTTGCGTGGCCAGAGACCGAAAAAGCGCGCGGGCCGCTCGGACAATTGTGCGACAGTCATCTGCGCTGCATCGCAACCGTTTGCAGCTGCCACCGTGTAGAACGCAGGCAACAATGTCTGCATCCCGGGCACGCCCGCTCCAGCATCGAATATGGAAGCCGTTTTCTTGTTGTCTACCGGCCAGCTCGAATGGTCTGAACTTACAAATGCGACGCGTCCACTGATTACCTCAGCCCAAAGGGCAGAACACTGGCCGGGCCGGATTGGTGGATTGACCTTCATAAGAGCGCCGAGCGCATCTCCGTCGATCTCTGGATCGAAGGAGAGATAATGAACGCACAGCTCGCCTGTTGCCCGGAACCCCTCGCTTGCGTAGCGGTCAACCAGCTCGAAACCGCGTGGTACGCTGATATGAACAATATGGGCATGCGCACCGGCAGCAGCTGCCAGTTCCAGAAACTGAGCTGTCGATGCCAGCTCTGCCGCTGGTGGCCGGCTTGGTGAATGGGTGTGGATGCCGTCCTCACCCTGCGTGCGAAAGCGCTCTATGCGCGAGCGGACGATTTCCTGATCTTCATTGTGCAGACCAAGCGGAACATCGGTTTGCGCGAGCAATTCGAGCAGATCCAGCGCAAGTGCCGTATCAATGCGTGGGAAGCGTGTTGGGCTGCTTTCAAAGGCAGAAATTTTGAAGGCAACAACACCCTTTTCCAGAAGCGCCCGAGCATCCTCGATACTCTGACCCGGCATGATCGTCGCATAGAGCGCAACATTGGAATGCGCATGCGCCTTGATGGCATCAACCTTGGCATCAAAATGCGCGACCGTGCTCAGCGGATCTGGATTGTCATAGGGCATGTCAACGATCGTCGTAACGCCACCAGCCACAGCTGAGCGCGTGGTCGATTCGATGCCCGGCAGTCCACCATAGCTGCCAGCATGCGTCTGTCCGTCGATGACACCCGGCATCACAAAAGCATCGCCAGCATCGTGTACTTCGTGAGCGGCAGGAGCTTCTCCAGTTCCCACCGAATGGATCAGGCCGCCACTCAAGGCAATCCAGCCATTCTTTAGAATGGATGAGGGCGTGACGATATTTCCCTTGATGATGATATCGAGCATCAACCCGCCCGCCCCCGATAGCCGAGGTCAAGCTGTGTGCAGGCCAGCGCGACCGCCGCCTGCACCGGATCGATCACCGGCAGTCCAAGCGCTTCCTGCAAGTGCTTGCGATAGGCACCAAGACCGGCGCATCCAAGAATGATGACATCCGCACCATCCTCGTCACGCAACTGGGCACCGATCCGCGAAACCTTATCGATGACATTGGTGGCGATCAGATCAACGATTGTCGTGTCGAGCGACCTGTCTCCCGCAAGCCGGTCCTGCAACTTGAGTTCGCAGAGATAACGGTGATGACGCGCGATCGAAGGTGAGCCCAGCGACACGATTCCGAAGCGTTTTCCCAAGCCTAGTGCGGCGAGATAGGCCGCCTCAGCAATTCCGATGACAGGCAAGCTCGTGCAGCGCCGAACCGTATCAATGCCCGGATCTGAAAAACAGGCAAGCACGATAGCGTGCGCGGATGTCGCCCCGACAGCCTCTATAATATGCGGGATGACTTCGCTGACATGGGCATCTGTTTCAATGCCGCGCGGCGATTTGGCCAACTCCGTGCAGGTGATAGAATGCGGGCCGATGCCATTAAAAATCTCCAGGCAGCCCGCCATGGAGCGCGTCATTGATGCGGAGCTATTGGGATTGATGACAAGAATTTCAGCCAAGTGACAGTCCCGGATTATGCACGTCATGCTTTTAATATCTTACGTAATATATTACACAATATCTCTCGTCAATGTGCTTGGGCTTGCCTTGGTTCAAATTTGCAATGAAAAGGGGAGCGCTGACACGCGATCCGTGAGGCGGTCGGCTGATGCGCCTGTCTTGAAAGCGGGAGAACAATACCTTTGAACAACCTTGCTGCAAACGGTCCGGCACCTCGAGAGCGACGCGTTTCGCTCACGGAGACTGCCTACAATGCGTTGCGTCTGCGTGTGATCAGCGGTGACATGAAGCCGGGCCTCGAGTTTTCGGAACTTGAACTGGCCGAGCAGCTTTCCATGAGCAAGACACCTGTGCGCGAGGCACTTGGCCGGCTTTGCGTAGAAGGACTTATCGAAGCCTTCCCGCGTCGCGGCTACCGCGTTACGCCCGTGACGGTGAAGGACATTAACGACCTCTTTGCCATCCGCGCGATGACCGAAGGGACAGCCGCATCAATGGCCGCCCTTAACTTGCAGGCGGAAGATCTAAATCGCCTCGAAGCGCTAGCCGCGGTGCGCTATGAGCCGAACCGGGACGACACCATCAAATCTTTTGTCAACGCAAACCATGCATTTCATGTGGCTATCGCCGAAGGCGCGAACAATCCGAGGCTTCTAGCATTGGTAACGGCGCATCTTGAAGAATGCACACGCCTTTTCCATCTTGGCGCGCGCAGCCGCGACGTGAACCCTGAGACTGGCGATGACCATGGGCGCATCGTTCAGGTTCTTCGTCTGCGCGATCCGGAAAAAGCGCAGCAAGTCATGGTTGAGCACAGCGAACACACCCGTTTAGGCATCTTACACGCGCTCATCTCCAACGATACCAGGGGTCTGACTCTTTGAGCTGAACATCGTTCATCTGGTCATTGGGCTCTGACCTGCCTCAATGCAAAACCAGCAGATCCTTTGACGAGAAGCTGATCTCAGTCTTTTCTCCGACGGCCGGTGGCGGGGCTGCAGGGCTATTGAAGGCATCGAGCGAAAACAGGCTACCGCCGACGCCAATCCGCATGCGGATGACCGAGCCCAGAAAATGCACTTCGGCGATTTCTCCGGAAAGGCTGGTGTCATTGCCGGGCTTGCGGCCAAGCGTGATGGCCTCGGGCCTAAGTGCCAGCGACACCACATCGCCGGCGCGCGCACCGTTCAACTGACCCTTGAGAGTGATTTCCTCCGAATTAACGCGGACCGTGCCGGCGTTCGCATCGCTGACCGTGGCTTCCATGACGTTCAGCGTGCCGACGAAATTGGCGACGAACTTGCTGGCGGGCCGGTTATAGATTTCGAATGGCGTGCCGATCTGCTCCGCCTTGCCGCCATGCATGACGACGATGCGGTCGGAGATAGACAGCGCCTCCTCCTGGTCATGCGTCACAAAAACGGTGGTGATGCCGAGGCTTTTCTGGATCGCGCGGATCTCTTCGCGCAACGACACGCGAACCTTGGCATCCAGCGCAGAGAGAGGCTCGTCCAGAAGCAGGAGCTTGGGCTTCGGTGCAATGGCACGCGCCAGTGCCACGCGCTGCTGCTGCCCGCCGGAGAGTTGGTAGGGATAGCGGTCGCCGAACTGAGGCAGCTTGATCAGTTCCAGCATTTCAGCAACGCGCCTGTCGATCTCGGCCTTTGGCGCGCCGGCGACCTTGAGCCCGAAGGCGACATTTTGCGCGACGGTGAGATTGGGAAACAGCGCATAGGCCTGAAATACCATGCCGACATTGCGCTGGTTGGGTTTGAGCCGCGTCACGTCCTTGCCGGCAACGATGATGCTGCCCGCGCTCGGCTCCTCAAAGCCCGCAACCATGCGCAGCACTGTTGTCTTGCCGCAGCCCGAGGGGCCGAGGAACGACACGAATTCGCCAGGCATCACATCAAGATCGAAATCCTTCACGACCGTGATTTGCCCGAACGTCTTGCGGATGGAACGGATACTGAGAAACGGATCGGCCATGACGTGCTTTCTAAAAATCAGTTCGGGCGGCTGGCCGATTTCGGCGCGAAACGGGACAGAACCTGAATGACCGACATGCAGCCCCAGGTGATGCCAAAGGCGATGATGGCAAGCGCTGCCGGCTCATAGGCGCGGTTGGCGCCAATGTTCTGCAGATACGGCCCGAAGGCAGGACGGTTGAGCAGGCTGGCCAGGGTGAATTCGCCAAGCACGATGGCAAAGGTAAGGAACGCTCCAGACAGAACCGCAATCAGCACATTGGGAAGGATCACACGCAAAATGATGGTGCCCCATCCGGCACCGAGGATCTGCGCGGCTTCCGTCAATGTGCGCACATCGATGGTCCTGAGCCCGGTATCAACGGCGCGGTACATGTAAGGCAGCGCCAACATGGAATAGCCGATGATCAGCAGCGCATCCGTGCCGCGCGCACTGCCTAGAAAGGGCAGCGGCGAGTTGGAGCCATACATGCGGATATAGCCGAAGACGATGACAATGGCCGGAATGACCAGCGGCAACAGCGTGATGAACTCGATCACCGGCCGCAGATGTGGCATCCGTAACCGGATCCAGTAGGCGGTCGGCACCACAAGAAAAACACCAAGCAGGATGGTGAAGATGGCAACGATGACCGAATAGCTGAACGTTGCCTGAAAACGCGGATCTCCAAACACCACTTCATAGGCTGCAAAGGAATACTCGCCCCGCTTCATGCGCAGCGAAAACTCGAACGTGGCGATCAGCGGAATGAAGAAATAGGAGGCCCCGACAATGAAGGTGACCCAGGCCCAAAAGCGTCCCGACTTCATTTGAGCCACCTCTCGGAGCGCACCCGGAACCAGATGTAAAAGATGTTGGCGAGCCCGGTGATGAAGATCATGCCAAACGCAATGGCGTAGCCGAGATGCGGATTGTGCAACACATCACCTCGTATCTGCGCATACAGCAGGATCGGCACGATGTTGAGCGACGATCCCGTCAGCGCGTAGGCAGTCGCGATGGCCCCGAATGCATTGGCAAAAAGCAATATGACGGTGCCCAAGAAACTTGGCCACAGGACAGGAATGACCACCATGCGCCAATACTGCCACTGGGTGGCGCCAAGCGTCGCGGCAGCCTCGCCCCATTCGTTTTTGATGCCATCGATAGCTGGCGTGATGATGACCACCATCAGCGGGATCTGAAAGTAGAGATAGGTCAGCGTCAGGCCCCAGAACGACAGGATATTGAACCCGGTCGAATAGACATTGAACCCGAACAGCGTGTTCAAAAGGACGGTGACCAGTCCCAGCCGTCCCAGTGTCGCCAGAAAGGCAAAAGCCAGCGGCACGCCGGCGAAGTTGGAAGCGACGCCGGAAAAGGTCATGGTGACTGAGCGCACCCATCCCGGCAGCCCGCCCCGCACAATAGCAATGGCAATGGCGAGCCCGACAAAAGCGCCGATGATGGCAGATGCCAGGCTGATCTTGATCGAAATCCAATAGGCGGCAGCGATCGTCGGCTGCGACAGCGCAGCAATATTTTCCAGCGTAAACGCACCTTCAGCGTTCTGAAATGCACCGATAATCAGATAGCCGGTCGGCAGGATCAGGAACATCAGCGCGAACAGGAAGAACGGCGCCACGCCGAGCCATTGCATCGGCAAGCGGAATCCGGCCGTCTGGCCGGGTGGCATGTCATGCCCGTCGGCCCGCCGGGTGGTAGCGCTGAGTTCCGTCATTCGGTTGCCATTTAGAAAAGCGGCTGCGGGCGCCAGGCGCCCGCAGCCTGAGCCTCAATTACTGAACGTTGGCGCCAACCACCGAATCCCAGTTCTTGGTAATGACTTCCTTGGTAGCGGCCTGCTCTTCGAGCGTCGGGAAAACCGCCGCTTCGTAAGCTTCAGCTGGCGGCAGCTTGTCGAGCATATCCTTGGGGATCGAGCCCTTCTGCGCCAGATCGTTGAAGCGGATCGGATGGCAATAGCCCTTCAGCCAACCAAGCTGACCTTCGTCGGAATAGAGATATTCCATCCACAGCTTGGCAGCGTTGGGATGCGGCGCAAAAGCGCTGATCGCCTGCACGTACACACCGGCTACCACGCCAGTCTTCGGCACCACGACGTCGACCGGCGGGTTGCCGTTCAGCGTATCGCGGCCCGAAAGTGCGTTGTAGTCCCAGTTGATCAGGATCGGCGTCTGGCCCTGTGCCAGAGTTGCCGGCTTGCCGATCACCGGCACGAAATTGCCAGCGGCGTTGAGCTTCTTGAAGAAGTCAAGGCCAGCCGTACCAGCCGCTTCACCGGCAGCCGCGCCACCTGAAAGACCAGCAGCATAAACTGCCTGGATAGCCTGGTTGGACGCACGCGGATCACCCGCCAGGGCAACCGAGTTGGCATATTCCGGCTTCAGAAGATCGGCCCAGTCGGTTGGCACGTTCTTGACGAGGTCCTTGTTCACCATCATCGACAGAACGCCGTAATAATCGCCGT includes:
- a CDS encoding ABC transporter substrate-binding protein, producing the protein MLNLRKKSGRAALFAAALMLVSAGWETSADAKSLTIGLTSDAVNLDPQAGEELSSNILFYHIYDPLVRRNADLSFGPGLAESWELTDDTTWVFKLRQGVKFHNGEEFKASDVVFTLDRLKKSLMANLGANISEFRAVDDYTVEIKTPRPYAVLPNDLAAVLILSEKYAKEVGDEQLDLKPIGTGPYKLTEWVKEDHLKLTANADYFAGAPVIDDVTFRPITNGATRTAALLTGEVDVIQDLNVRDVDRVKADDRYNVLSQPSLLNIVLSLDMREKSPTIALDKNPLTDQRVREAMVRAIDINAIKTVIMNGLSTPSEQYVPSSHTGYVEGMSFRDLYPYDVKKAAELMEAAGYKDGFTLTLDTTNNRYVNDAQIAQALASMFAKVKIDLKLNLMPKSNFFGYIRVPSDKSSMIMSGWDVPSGDAGSMYSVMFYSRGKKEGYGQVNRGSYSNPEVDALIDKADATSKLDERDGYLQDVTKILMKDIPMIPVHYEQDLYAAKKSVKLTPRADKFLWAYEIDVAE
- a CDS encoding VOC family protein, which produces MTQKLQLPEGGVEKAITFFYYVDLQRALTFYTEVMGFTLEIDQGWAKILRIADHAYVGLVDESRGMHRAAPVKPVQLCIRVPDVDAWHAYLSSANVDGITPAKASTALGIRAFVCNDPEGYQIEVQSVLR
- a CDS encoding dihydroorotase, coding for MLDIIIKGNIVTPSSILKNGWIALSGGLIHSVGTGEAPAAHEVHDAGDAFVMPGVIDGQTHAGSYGGLPGIESTTRSAVAGGVTTIVDMPYDNPDPLSTVAHFDAKVDAIKAHAHSNVALYATIMPGQSIEDARALLEKGVVAFKISAFESSPTRFPRIDTALALDLLELLAQTDVPLGLHNEDQEIVRSRIERFRTQGEDGIHTHSPSRPPAAELASTAQFLELAAAAGAHAHIVHISVPRGFELVDRYASEGFRATGELCVHYLSFDPEIDGDALGALMKVNPPIRPGQCSALWAEVISGRVAFVSSDHSSWPVDNKKTASIFDAGAGVPGMQTLLPAFYTVAAANGCDAAQMTVAQLSERPARFFGLWPRKGGLMPGADADIAIFEAIPASWDAATAEDELCWSPYQGRTFAGQVRRTYVGGKLAWDGVAVINQPGDGQFVPRGNSRWFEEEESI
- a CDS encoding aspartate/glutamate racemase family protein, which codes for MAEILVINPNSSASMTRSMAGCLEIFNGIGPHSITCTELAKSPRGIETDAHVSEVIPHIIEAVGATSAHAIVLACFSDPGIDTVRRCTSLPVIGIAEAAYLAALGLGKRFGIVSLGSPSIARHHRYLCELKLQDRLAGDRSLDTTIVDLIATNVIDKVSRIGAQLRDEDGADVIILGCAGLGAYRKHLQEALGLPVIDPVQAAVALACTQLDLGYRGRAG
- a CDS encoding GntR family transcriptional regulator; translated protein: MNNLAANGPAPRERRVSLTETAYNALRLRVISGDMKPGLEFSELELAEQLSMSKTPVREALGRLCVEGLIEAFPRRGYRVTPVTVKDINDLFAIRAMTEGTAASMAALNLQAEDLNRLEALAAVRYEPNRDDTIKSFVNANHAFHVAIAEGANNPRLLALVTAHLEECTRLFHLGARSRDVNPETGDDHGRIVQVLRLRDPEKAQQVMVEHSEHTRLGILHALISNDTRGLTL
- a CDS encoding ABC transporter ATP-binding protein — protein: MADPFLSIRSIRKTFGQITVVKDFDLDVMPGEFVSFLGPSGCGKTTVLRMVAGFEEPSAGSIIVAGKDVTRLKPNQRNVGMVFQAYALFPNLTVAQNVAFGLKVAGAPKAEIDRRVAEMLELIKLPQFGDRYPYQLSGGQQQRVALARAIAPKPKLLLLDEPLSALDAKVRVSLREEIRAIQKSLGITTVFVTHDQEEALSISDRIVVMHGGKAEQIGTPFEIYNRPASKFVANFVGTLNVMEATVSDANAGTVRVNSEEITLKGQLNGARAGDVVSLALRPEAITLGRKPGNDTSLSGEIAEVHFLGSVIRMRIGVGGSLFSLDAFNSPAAPPPAVGEKTEISFSSKDLLVLH